One segment of Solanum lycopersicum chromosome 1, SLM_r2.1 DNA contains the following:
- the LOC101251020 gene encoding NADH dehydrogenase [ubiquinone] 1 alpha subcomplex subunit 6 yields MSQILKRLKVPPNSASLEEARTRTFEFFRMCCRSIPHVMEIYNLHDVVTPSQLRSAAAAEVRKNANITNPKVIDMLLFKGMEELMNIVNQSKQRHHIVGQYVVGNQGLVQDVSAKDRDASNFLKKFYSSNYS; encoded by the exons ATGTCCCAAATACTGAAGCGTCTCAAGGTGCCACCAAACTCCGCCAGTTTAGAAGAAGCTCGCACTCGGACCTTTGAATTCTTCCGTATGTGCTGTAGATCCATCCCTCATGTAATGGAAATCTACAACTTGCACGATGTCGTTACACCATCCCAACTCCGTTCTGCCGCCGCCGCCGAAGTTCGCAAGAATGCCAATATTACTAACCCTAAG GTAATTGACATGCTGCTGTTCAAGGGCATGGAAGAGTTGATGAACATTGTGAACCAGTCAAAGCAGAGGCACCACATTGTTGGGCAATATGTTGTAGGTAACCAAGGTCTTGTTCAGGACGTCTCAGCCAAAGATCGGGATGCATCCAATTTCCTGAAAAAATTCTATAGCAGCAACTACTCCTAG